CGGCGTCGCACTGGCTCCGTACCATGACCAGGAAAGCGCCGTTCCTGACGATGTGAAGACGGCCGTCGACGAGATCAAGGCTCAGATCATCGCCGGCGACATCACAGTGGAATCCGCCGCCAGCCCCAAATAGTCTGGGGTAAGGCAGCTTTCCTGAACCGCCGTTCGTCCGGCTGCGTTGCAGCGGGCGGACGGCGGTTCCTTTTGTTCCGGGTAGCCTTCCTTAGGAGGCGCCCAACACTCAGACACGAACAGATTGGTTGGGGTTGTGAAACTCGAACTCAAGGGCATCACCAAGCGCTTCGGCGCCTTGGTTGCCAACGACCACATAGACCTGGTGATCGAACCGGGCCAGGTGCACAGCCTTCTCGGCGAAAACGGGGCGGGCAAGTCAACGCTGATGAACGTCCTTTACGGCCTCTACGAACCGTCAGAGGGACAAATCCTGGTCAACGACAAACCGGTTGCCTTCTCCGGCCCCGGTGATGCCATGGCCGCCGGAATCGGGATGGTCCACCAGCACTTCATGCTGGTGCCGGTCTTCACCGTCGCGGAGAACGTGGCACTGGGCCATGAAACCACCAAGTTCGCGGGTGCGCTGAACCTGGAAACCACGCGGGAGCGCATCCGGAAGATCTCCGACCAGTACGGGTTCGACGTTGACCCCGACGCCGTCGTCGAAGACCTCCCCGTGGGTGTGCAGCAGCGGGTCGAAATCATCAAGGCACTGATCCGGGATGCCGAAGTGCTGATCCTGGATGAGCCCACTGCCGTGCTCACGCCCCGGGAAACGGATGAGCTGCTGGCCATCATGCGCCAGCTCACCGCGGACGGAAAATCAGTAGTCTTCATCTCGCACAAGCTGCGCGAGGTCAAAGCCGTCTCCGACGTCATCACAGTGATCCGGCGCGGCAAGGTTGTGGGCGACGCCGCCCCGGGAGCCTCCACCACCGAACTGGCTTCCCTGATGGTTGGCCGCTCCGTGAACCTGACGCTCAACAAGGCTCCGGCGGAACCCGGCGACGTCACCTTCTCCGTCCGGGACCTCGTCGTGCTTTCCGACACCGGCCAGCCCGTCGTCGACCACCTGAGCTTTGGCATCGCCAAGGGGGAGATCCTCGCCGTCGCCGGCGTGCAGGGCAACGGCCAGACGGAACTCACCGAGGCCATCATGGGGCTGCAGGACCATGTCACCGGCTCCATCAACCTCGACGGACAGGAACTCGTCGGCCGCCGCGTGGACCAGGTCATCGACGCCGGCGTGGGCTTCGTGCCCGAGGACCGCAGCGTCGACGGACTCGTCGGCCCTTTCACGGTTGCGGAAAACCTGATCCTCAACCGGTACAACAAGCCCCCGTTCGCCAAGGGCCTGTCCATGCGTCCAGCCGTCGTGGCAGCCAACGCCGCCGAGAAAATCGACGAGTTCGACATTCGGACCCAGTCCGCCCAAGCGGCCGCCGGGACACTGTCCGGAGGAAACCAGCAGAAAGTGGTGATGGCCCGTGAGCTGTCCCGCCCCCTTTCGCTGTTCATCGCCTCCCAGCCCACCCGCGGCGTCGACGTCGGTTCGATCGAGTTCCTGCACAAGCGGATCGTGGCCGAGCGCGACGGCGGGACGCCGGTGCTGATTGTCTCCACCGAACTGGACGAGGTCCTGGAGCTGGCAGACCGCATCGCGGTGCTGTACGGCGGCAGGCTCATGGGCATTGTCCCGGGCACCACCTCGCGCGACGTCCTTGGCCTGATGATGGCCGGGATGCCCGCCGAAG
This genomic interval from Arthrobacter sp. zg-Y820 contains the following:
- a CDS encoding ABC transporter ATP-binding protein, encoding MKLELKGITKRFGALVANDHIDLVIEPGQVHSLLGENGAGKSTLMNVLYGLYEPSEGQILVNDKPVAFSGPGDAMAAGIGMVHQHFMLVPVFTVAENVALGHETTKFAGALNLETTRERIRKISDQYGFDVDPDAVVEDLPVGVQQRVEIIKALIRDAEVLILDEPTAVLTPRETDELLAIMRQLTADGKSVVFISHKLREVKAVSDVITVIRRGKVVGDAAPGASTTELASLMVGRSVNLTLNKAPAEPGDVTFSVRDLVVLSDTGQPVVDHLSFGIAKGEILAVAGVQGNGQTELTEAIMGLQDHVTGSINLDGQELVGRRVDQVIDAGVGFVPEDRSVDGLVGPFTVAENLILNRYNKPPFAKGLSMRPAVVAANAAEKIDEFDIRTQSAQAAAGTLSGGNQQKVVMARELSRPLSLFIASQPTRGVDVGSIEFLHKRIVAERDGGTPVLIVSTELDEVLELADRIAVLYGGRLMGIVPGTTSRDVLGLMMAGMPAEEALAHDRNIQHDGDIEGGAQ